A genomic segment from Janthinobacterium sp. 64 encodes:
- a CDS encoding type II secretion system protein has product MRPRIASKNNILAGKARQRGFTLFELAVVASVIAVLAVVLLGRMEVVQQEAERVAVQQTLLALRTGLRMQVLELYASDRQNQLPALAGQNPIDWLAEKPANYLGAYSAPEMEKLPQSHWFFDRSNAELIYILNRSNSFGASYSELLRFKVSLRQASATRTQPSTPVDAPQVALIQLGEAGGLK; this is encoded by the coding sequence ATGAGGCCGCGCATTGCGTCAAAAAACAACATCTTGGCTGGCAAGGCAAGGCAGCGCGGCTTTACCTTGTTTGAGCTGGCCGTCGTGGCGTCCGTCATCGCCGTGCTGGCGGTCGTGCTGCTGGGCCGAATGGAGGTAGTCCAGCAGGAAGCGGAGCGGGTTGCCGTGCAGCAAACGCTGCTGGCGCTGCGCACGGGGCTGCGCATGCAGGTGCTGGAACTGTATGCGTCCGACCGGCAAAACCAGTTACCGGCGCTGGCGGGGCAAAACCCCATCGATTGGCTGGCTGAGAAGCCGGCCAATTATTTGGGCGCCTATAGCGCGCCGGAGATGGAAAAACTTCCCCAAAGTCATTGGTTTTTTGATAGAAGTAATGCAGAATTGATATATATATTAAATCGAAGCAACAGTTTCGGTGCCAGCTATTCCGAGTTGCTTCGATTCAAGGTAAGCTTGCGGCAAGCGTCCGCTACCCGGACCCAGCCCTCAACGCCGGTTGATGCGCCGCAGGTGGCGCTGATACAGTTGGGCGAGGCGGGCGGGCTGAAATAG
- a CDS encoding prepilin-type N-terminal cleavage/methylation domain-containing protein: MSTTKGVAMAARGPGQRGVTLIELVIFIVVVSIAVVGLLQIFTRTTASSADPQLRKQALAIAEAMLDEIEGARFTFCDPLADPAADVATNAAPFDSATNPTGCNTPQNVSATVPATGRPYYNVSDYVRAFNTAVSYKEDVAGKLLPDGYKVSVAISPDAGLGPAGAMLPSDAPPVNMNVLRITVTVTYGANQQLVLAGYRTRYAGNAVP; the protein is encoded by the coding sequence ATGTCCACTACTAAGGGCGTCGCCATGGCGGCGCGCGGGCCGGGGCAGCGCGGCGTGACCCTGATCGAGCTTGTCATTTTCATCGTGGTGGTCAGCATCGCCGTGGTGGGCCTGCTGCAAATTTTTACGCGCACCACGGCCAGCAGCGCCGATCCGCAATTGCGCAAGCAGGCGCTGGCCATCGCCGAAGCCATGCTCGATGAGATCGAAGGGGCACGGTTTACGTTTTGCGACCCGCTCGCCGATCCGGCCGCCGATGTGGCGACGAATGCCGCACCGTTCGACAGTGCCACCAATCCCACCGGCTGCAACACGCCGCAAAATGTCAGCGCGACGGTGCCCGCCACGGGGCGGCCGTATTACAATGTCAGCGACTATGTGCGTGCCTTCAACACTGCCGTGAGCTACAAGGAGGACGTGGCCGGAAAATTGCTTCCTGACGGCTATAAGGTGAGCGTGGCCATCAGCCCCGACGCGGGACTGGGGCCGGCCGGCGCCATGCTGCCTTCGGACGCCCCGCCTGTCAACATGAATGTCTTGCGCATCACGGTCACCGTGACGTATGGCGCGAATCAACAGCTCGTGCTGGCCGGCTACCGCACGCGCTACGCAGGCAATGCCGTGCCATGA
- a CDS encoding LamG domain-containing protein, protein MQALIAVWIAVVALLACAPVQAATYANTSFAYSWIDASNHAKLGYNTTPYRFNGSTGCGTSPPILDDTLSDALPIGFSFMYSGVAFTTLRVMTNGRVQFNNNVTCGYGSPVQTLPYPDSSLNYTMRIYGNDLDPTSKLELPTYSTACASRLTCYVSYATIGTAPYRSFVVTWNNVPEWTTGTTTTGSYSLQLILQENGEFIYQYGTAVAGPSAKLGQIGWQADSNDYDTPQTGFPVTNSAIKFYIPRPVVEYRMEQPSWNNTPGQVSDTSGNGRDGTVLGGAQTIAAGRVCRAASFPLNTSAAAIAAVDSGLSVPATMGGAGTITFWYKANTAWSGSGTRDAQLLDATQINNEWFFLVRRSTGALRFVVTDSLGNVRVVETAANSVPAGTWKHIAVSWSFNALAAANSDRLRIYVDGVLQKESAFTTAAVVSPRIGSLFIGDNRSAVTGQSGSGNSTDGAIDELRAYNYEGGLALVQRDQNLSQAGCLSHYAVTNTGSGLTCQQSTVTVTAHDVNHNNIVMPNNTTQILLTTSNGIGDWALIAGYGVLSNGTLNDGVATYLFNGEYQAVFGLSSGTAATVSVNVTDGQFTEQEDQSLVIKACAVARFNACEATSPRCVPSTSSLTYARLNTKLADTAFKLDLVKLKTDASLETNFNGKATVDLLANTATGVALGANNCPASQTAVIPLGLVAFTGGYSSANVSIAASAFSAVAPRYSAYRDVRVRVTCTAAECGTANVGCSTDSFAVRPQQFTLSSNMSNSALSGTPSLAAGAQFTLAAAAAAGYNGTPLVDNSMAGQKITSFLSVTDYTDRLASASNASPFPLGQAVLASGLASNSGVTYGDVGTFRMLPEAVLDNAYTSVDQPGDCVIGSSSTTAVNGKFGCNIANQAQTPAPVFGRFFPDHYALTGALTAACGDFTYLGQRELGVVLGATALSKGNQILARYGSAYPGLASVSVGAGNAGAALSIGRLAPALPAFVWSQGRSGRSYTTDGGAYAAGSTQVVVAGSGGLSAGELIKFGGDGAIYTVQAGTAGAGSITLAAPGLLQAIPSGATGITVLHSFDRLASGQDGPYDDFSLVVGISDSDGALISSVNGLAVAPAASVAIGDTRLRHGRLRINNMYGSEQRALLVPLVAQYWNGSAYAANTLDNCTALLRKTFVLKDYLNLTDVQLPAASTLPLDSGLLLHGGGSVLMAKPAAPVKKKATLTLQSLIPYLPGQARETIGAFKSEPVFFMREIY, encoded by the coding sequence ATGCAGGCACTCATCGCCGTATGGATAGCCGTTGTGGCCCTGCTTGCTTGCGCGCCGGTCCAGGCGGCAACCTACGCCAACACCAGTTTTGCCTACAGCTGGATCGACGCCAGCAATCATGCCAAGCTTGGCTATAACACCACGCCCTACAGATTCAACGGTTCCACCGGCTGCGGTACCTCGCCGCCCATCCTCGACGACACGCTCAGCGATGCCTTGCCCATCGGGTTCAGTTTCATGTATTCGGGCGTGGCCTTCACCACCTTGCGCGTGATGACGAATGGCCGGGTGCAGTTCAATAACAATGTCACCTGCGGCTACGGCAGCCCGGTGCAGACGCTGCCGTATCCGGACAGCAGCTTGAACTACACCATGCGCATCTATGGCAACGACCTCGATCCCACCTCGAAACTGGAACTGCCCACCTACAGTACCGCCTGCGCCAGCCGCCTGACTTGTTACGTCAGCTACGCCACCATCGGCACGGCGCCGTACCGCAGCTTCGTGGTGACCTGGAATAATGTGCCGGAATGGACCACTGGCACCACTACCACTGGCTCTTACAGCCTGCAATTGATCTTGCAGGAAAACGGCGAATTCATCTACCAGTACGGCACGGCAGTGGCGGGACCTTCCGCCAAGCTGGGACAGATCGGCTGGCAAGCCGACAGCAACGATTACGACACGCCGCAAACCGGTTTTCCGGTCACCAATTCGGCGATCAAGTTCTACATTCCCCGCCCCGTGGTCGAGTACCGCATGGAGCAGCCCAGCTGGAACAATACACCCGGGCAGGTGTCCGATACCAGTGGCAACGGGCGCGACGGCACGGTGCTGGGCGGCGCGCAGACGATCGCTGCCGGCCGCGTCTGCCGCGCCGCCAGTTTCCCCCTCAATACCAGCGCCGCCGCCATCGCCGCGGTCGACAGCGGGCTGTCGGTGCCCGCCACCATGGGCGGCGCCGGCACCATCACCTTCTGGTACAAGGCCAATACGGCCTGGTCCGGCAGCGGCACGCGCGATGCGCAACTGCTCGACGCCACGCAGATCAACAACGAGTGGTTTTTTCTCGTGCGGCGCAGCACGGGCGCCCTGCGCTTCGTCGTCACGGACAGCCTGGGCAACGTGCGCGTGGTGGAAACGGCTGCCAATAGCGTGCCCGCCGGCACCTGGAAGCATATCGCCGTGAGCTGGAGCTTCAATGCGCTGGCGGCAGCCAATAGCGACCGCCTGCGCATCTACGTCGATGGCGTGCTGCAAAAGGAGTCGGCGTTTACCACCGCGGCGGTGGTCTCGCCGCGCATCGGCAGCCTGTTCATTGGCGACAACCGCAGCGCGGTGACGGGACAGAGCGGCAGCGGCAATTCCACCGATGGCGCCATCGACGAATTGCGTGCCTATAATTACGAGGGCGGCCTGGCGCTGGTACAGCGCGACCAGAATCTCAGCCAGGCCGGCTGCCTGAGCCATTACGCGGTGACGAATACGGGGTCGGGCCTGACGTGCCAGCAAAGCACGGTCACGGTCACGGCGCATGACGTCAATCACAACAATATCGTGATGCCGAACAACACCACGCAAATCCTGCTGACGACCTCGAACGGCATCGGCGACTGGGCCCTGATCGCGGGCTATGGCGTGCTGTCGAATGGCACGCTGAACGACGGCGTGGCGACCTATCTGTTCAACGGCGAGTACCAGGCCGTGTTTGGTCTGAGCAGCGGCACGGCCGCCACCGTCAGCGTGAATGTGACGGATGGGCAGTTCACGGAGCAGGAAGACCAGTCGCTGGTGATCAAGGCGTGCGCCGTGGCCCGCTTCAACGCCTGCGAGGCGACCTCGCCCCGTTGCGTGCCCAGCACCAGCAGCCTGACCTATGCGCGCCTGAATACCAAGCTGGCCGACACGGCCTTCAAGCTCGACCTGGTCAAGCTGAAAACGGACGCCAGCCTGGAAACGAACTTCAATGGCAAGGCCACGGTGGATTTGCTGGCCAATACCGCTACCGGGGTGGCGCTGGGGGCGAATAACTGCCCGGCCAGCCAGACGGCCGTGATTCCGCTGGGCCTGGTGGCATTCACGGGCGGCTATTCGAGCGCGAATGTGAGCATCGCTGCCAGCGCCTTCAGTGCCGTCGCGCCCAGGTACAGCGCCTACCGCGATGTGCGCGTGCGCGTCACTTGCACCGCGGCCGAGTGCGGCACGGCCAACGTGGGCTGCTCGACCGACAGCTTTGCCGTCCGGCCGCAGCAGTTCACGCTCAGTTCGAACATGAGCAATAGCGCCCTGAGCGGTACGCCCAGCCTGGCGGCGGGCGCCCAGTTTACCCTGGCCGCTGCCGCGGCGGCCGGTTATAACGGCACGCCGCTGGTCGATAATTCCATGGCCGGCCAGAAAATCACCAGCTTCCTCAGTGTCACCGACTACACCGACCGCCTCGCGTCGGCCTCGAATGCCAGCCCGTTTCCGCTGGGGCAGGCGGTGCTGGCCAGCGGCCTGGCCAGCAACAGCGGCGTGACGTACGGCGATGTCGGCACCTTCCGCATGCTGCCCGAGGCGGTGCTCGACAATGCCTACACCAGCGTCGACCAGCCTGGCGACTGCGTGATCGGCAGCAGCAGCACGACGGCCGTGAATGGCAAGTTCGGCTGCAATATCGCCAACCAGGCGCAGACCCCGGCCCCCGTCTTTGGCCGCTTTTTTCCTGACCACTACGCGCTCACGGGTGCGCTGACGGCGGCCTGCGGCGACTTCACCTACCTGGGCCAGCGCGAACTGGGCGTCGTGCTGGGCGCGACGGCCTTGAGCAAGGGCAACCAGATTCTGGCGCGCTACGGCAGCGCCTATCCCGGACTCGCCAGCGTCAGCGTGGGCGCGGGCAATGCCGGCGCGGCACTGTCCATCGGCCGCCTGGCGCCAGCCTTGCCCGCCTTTGTGTGGAGCCAGGGGCGCAGCGGGCGTTCCTATACGACCGATGGTGGCGCGTATGCCGCCGGCAGCACGCAAGTGGTGGTGGCCGGTAGCGGCGGCCTGTCGGCGGGTGAACTGATCAAGTTCGGCGGCGACGGCGCCATCTACACGGTACAGGCCGGCACTGCCGGCGCGGGCAGCATCACGCTCGCCGCGCCTGGCCTGCTGCAGGCCATTCCCAGCGGCGCGACCGGCATCACGGTACTGCACAGCTTTGACCGTCTGGCCAGCGGCCAGGATGGCCCGTACGACGATTTTTCGCTGGTGGTGGGCATCAGCGACAGCGACGGCGCGCTCATTTCCAGCGTGAATGGCCTGGCGGTCGCACCCGCCGCCAGCGTCGCCATCGGCGATACCCGGCTGCGCCATGGCCGCCTGCGCATCAACAATATGTATGGCTCGGAACAGCGTGCGCTGCTGGTGCCCCTGGTCGCGCAATACTGGAACGGCAGCGCGTATGCCGCCAATACGCTGGACAATTGCACGGCCCTGTTGCGCAAGACGTTTGTCTTGAAGGATTATCTCAACCTGACGGATGTGCAGTTGCCAGCCGCGAGCACCTTGCCGCTCGACAGCGGCTTGCTGCTGCATGGCGGCGGCAGCGTGCTGATGGCCAAACCCGCCGCACCCGTGAAGAAAAAAGCGACGCTCACGCTACAGTCGCTGATACCGTACCTGCCGGGACAGGCGCGCGAAACCATAGGCGCATTCAAGAGCGAGCCCGTGTTCTTCATGCGCGAAATATATTGA
- a CDS encoding prepilin-type N-terminal cleavage/methylation domain-containing protein yields the protein MMISLRPRQCGFTLIELIVVIVITAIVAGMVTVFIRAPIQSYLDVSARAELADAADLASRRITRDVRLALPNSVRVTPDGKYLELLLTKTGGRYLSEDDPNTIPGNVLAFDPLTPGNLDVFTIVGAAPSGVQTIVPGDFIVVNNLGDQPPVDAYDCSGQCNRAQVASISGIDVTLVKNPFVAQTPSMPSLSYRFQVVSTVVTYHCAPNANGTGTLTRYAGYDIQPAQPVSTAALTGAPSAALMANQVARCDFSFATLPNLQRGLVSVSLTLGAPGGNAGQITLVQQAQVNNSP from the coding sequence ATGATGATTTCTTTACGCCCCCGGCAGTGTGGTTTCACCTTGATCGAACTGATCGTGGTGATCGTCATTACGGCCATCGTCGCCGGCATGGTGACGGTGTTCATCCGTGCCCCCATACAAAGTTACCTCGATGTCAGCGCCCGCGCCGAACTGGCGGACGCGGCCGATTTGGCATCGCGGCGCATCACGCGCGACGTGCGCCTGGCCTTGCCCAACAGCGTGCGCGTGACGCCCGATGGGAAGTATCTGGAGCTGCTGCTGACCAAGACGGGCGGGCGCTATCTGTCGGAAGACGACCCGAACACGATACCGGGCAATGTGCTGGCCTTCGATCCCCTCACGCCGGGCAACCTGGATGTATTTACCATCGTCGGCGCTGCGCCGTCCGGCGTGCAAACCATCGTTCCCGGCGACTTTATCGTCGTCAACAATCTGGGCGATCAGCCTCCTGTGGACGCCTATGATTGCAGCGGGCAGTGCAACCGCGCCCAGGTCGCTTCCATCAGCGGCATCGATGTCACGCTGGTCAAGAACCCCTTTGTCGCGCAAACACCCTCCATGCCTTCCCTCAGCTATCGTTTCCAGGTGGTCAGTACCGTCGTGACCTATCATTGCGCGCCGAATGCGAATGGCACGGGCACGCTGACGCGCTATGCCGGCTATGACATCCAGCCCGCCCAACCGGTGAGCACAGCGGCGCTGACCGGCGCGCCGTCTGCGGCGCTGATGGCCAATCAGGTGGCCCGTTGCGACTTTTCCTTCGCTACGCTGCCCAACCTGCAGCGCGGCCTGGTCAGTGTCAGCCTGACCCTGGGCGCACCCGGCGGCAACGCTGGCCAGATCACGCTGGTGCAACAGGCACAGGTCAATAATTCGCCATGA
- a CDS encoding GspE/PulE family protein, with translation MARPEKVRLGEILVQQKLLTEEQLGQALTEQKRSGRKLGRVFVEHGFVTEEQISGALARQLDIPYINLKFFNINPELVRLLPETQARRFRALVLEDRREGLLVGMSDPTDLFAYDEISRLVKRHIELAVVNETEVLAAIDRIYRRTEDISTLTRELEQDLGDVSVDFGALAANPGLEEAPIVKLLQSVFEDATQVRASDIHIEPQEGRLQIRFRIDGVLHLQTEADSKIASSLALRLKLMSDLDISEKRLPQDGRFAIRVKNQRIDVRISTMPTQYGESVVMRLLNQGGTTLRLDAIGMPPQLVERFRAIVNRPNGLVLVTGPTGSGKTTTLYCALAELNSVEKKLITVEDPVEYRLSGINQVQVNEKIELSFARVLRSALRQDPDIVLVGEMRDQETAQIGLRAAMTGHLVLSTLHTNDAISTPLRLMDMGVPRYMVGSSLQAVLAQRLVRVICESCSTPYVPTPNEYEWLRLELGELVERNQYFHGKGCSHCNGMGYRGRTGVYELLEITRAVADAANHADPSHFMKVATAQMAGDTLRRHAVQLVVQGRTTVMEAMRISNQSED, from the coding sequence ATGGCAAGGCCAGAGAAAGTCCGGCTCGGTGAAATTTTGGTGCAGCAGAAATTGCTGACGGAAGAACAGTTGGGACAGGCCTTGACGGAACAGAAGCGCTCGGGGCGCAAGCTGGGCCGCGTTTTTGTCGAGCACGGTTTTGTCACGGAAGAGCAGATTTCGGGCGCCCTGGCGCGCCAGCTCGACATTCCCTACATCAACCTGAAATTTTTCAACATCAATCCGGAACTGGTGCGGCTGTTGCCGGAAACCCAGGCGCGGCGCTTCCGCGCACTGGTGCTGGAAGACCGGCGCGAGGGCTTGCTGGTCGGCATGTCCGATCCCACCGACCTGTTCGCGTACGATGAAATCTCGCGCCTGGTCAAGCGCCATATCGAGCTCGCTGTTGTCAATGAAACGGAAGTGCTGGCCGCCATCGACCGCATCTACCGCCGCACGGAGGATATTTCCACCCTGACGCGCGAGCTGGAGCAAGACCTGGGCGACGTGTCCGTCGACTTTGGCGCGCTGGCCGCCAATCCGGGCCTGGAAGAGGCGCCCATCGTCAAGCTGCTGCAATCGGTGTTCGAGGATGCCACGCAGGTGCGCGCCTCGGACATCCACATCGAACCGCAGGAAGGCCGGCTGCAGATCCGTTTCCGCATCGACGGCGTGCTGCACCTGCAGACGGAAGCGGACAGCAAGATCGCCAGTTCGCTGGCGCTGCGGCTAAAACTGATGTCGGACCTGGATATTTCCGAAAAACGCTTGCCGCAGGATGGCCGCTTCGCCATCCGCGTGAAAAACCAGCGCATCGACGTGCGTATTTCCACCATGCCGACGCAATACGGCGAATCGGTGGTGATGCGGTTGTTGAACCAGGGCGGCACGACCTTGCGCCTGGACGCCATCGGCATGCCGCCCCAGCTGGTGGAACGTTTCCGCGCCATCGTCAACCGCCCGAACGGCCTGGTGCTGGTGACGGGGCCGACCGGTAGCGGCAAGACGACGACCTTGTACTGCGCCCTGGCCGAACTCAATTCCGTGGAAAAAAAGCTCATCACGGTGGAAGACCCGGTCGAGTACCGCTTGTCCGGCATCAACCAGGTGCAAGTGAACGAGAAGATCGAGCTGAGCTTTGCCCGCGTGCTGCGCTCGGCCCTGCGGCAAGATCCCGATATCGTGCTCGTCGGCGAGATGCGCGACCAGGAAACGGCGCAAATTGGCCTGCGCGCCGCCATGACGGGTCACCTGGTGCTGTCGACGCTGCACACCAACGACGCCATCAGCACGCCGCTGCGCCTGATGGACATGGGCGTGCCGCGCTACATGGTGGGCAGCTCGCTGCAAGCCGTGCTGGCGCAGCGCCTGGTGCGCGTGATCTGCGAAAGCTGCAGCACGCCCTACGTGCCCACGCCGAACGAGTACGAATGGCTGCGCCTGGAACTGGGCGAGCTGGTCGAGCGCAACCAGTATTTCCATGGCAAGGGCTGTTCGCATTGCAATGGCATGGGTTATCGGGGCCGCACGGGCGTGTACGAATTGCTGGAAATCACGCGCGCCGTGGCCGATGCCGCCAACCATGCCGATCCGTCCCACTTCATGAAGGTGGCGACGGCGCAGATGGCAGGCGACACCCTGCGCCGCCACGCCGTGCAGCTGGTGGTACAGGGACGCACGACGGTGATGGAAGCGATGCGCATCAGCAACCAGAGCGAGGATTGA
- a CDS encoding type II secretion system protein — MKLQSIRRFQQGSQAGFTLIELVVVIVILGILAATAIPRFSSLSSDARLAKVNGARASVQAASSLAHAQWLVDGSPTTAPVKVKMEGQDITMTNGYPDAAGIVVAAGGLDDYEFSGTGPVSIAADADHLKCAFTYTLASATAAALVGPAPTAAAAKTDC; from the coding sequence ATGAAACTGCAGTCAATTCGTCGTTTTCAACAAGGTAGCCAAGCGGGCTTTACGCTGATCGAGTTAGTCGTCGTCATCGTCATCCTGGGCATCCTCGCGGCCACCGCGATTCCCCGTTTTAGCAGTTTGTCGTCCGACGCCCGCCTGGCGAAAGTCAACGGCGCCCGCGCCTCAGTACAGGCCGCTTCTTCCCTGGCTCACGCACAATGGCTGGTCGATGGCTCACCCACCACCGCGCCCGTCAAAGTGAAGATGGAAGGCCAGGACATCACCATGACGAATGGCTATCCTGACGCTGCCGGCATCGTAGTGGCGGCTGGTGGTTTGGATGACTACGAATTTTCGGGAACGGGCCCCGTCTCGATCGCCGCCGATGCCGACCATCTCAAATGCGCGTTTACCTATACGCTCGCCTCGGCCACTGCGGCCGCGTTGGTGGGTCCCGCGCCGACCGCTGCCGCTGCCAAGACAGATTGCTGA
- a CDS encoding pilus assembly FimT family protein: protein MLSAAGLMFAGPASRGRRQRGFTLVELIAVLVVGGLLAAVAMPRFFRQDSFDARSFADQNVSMLRYAQKLAIAQNRPVFVQLDGTRMALCFNTACDAANRVLPPAGGNSGRKATLTACANTTAWLCEAAPGKISYSSPLDIAAFYFNALGRPFKAADAEPVSTFPARISIGIKDGGMTRNIIVEGETGYVHY from the coding sequence ATGCTGTCTGCAGCAGGTTTGATGTTTGCCGGGCCTGCCAGCCGTGGGCGGCGGCAGCGCGGCTTCACCCTGGTCGAGCTGATTGCCGTGCTGGTGGTGGGAGGCCTGCTGGCAGCCGTCGCCATGCCGCGTTTCTTCCGGCAAGACAGTTTTGATGCGCGCAGCTTTGCCGATCAAAACGTGAGCATGCTGCGCTATGCGCAAAAACTGGCGATCGCGCAAAACCGTCCCGTCTTCGTGCAGCTCGACGGCACCCGCATGGCCCTGTGTTTCAATACTGCCTGCGACGCGGCCAACCGCGTCTTGCCGCCTGCGGGCGGCAACAGCGGCCGCAAAGCCACCTTGACCGCTTGCGCCAATACCACGGCATGGCTGTGCGAAGCGGCACCCGGCAAGATCAGCTACAGCTCGCCGTTGGACATCGCCGCTTTTTATTTCAATGCCCTGGGCCGCCCGTTCAAGGCGGCCGACGCCGAACCCGTATCGACTTTTCCCGCGCGCATCAGCATCGGTATCAAGGACGGCGGCATGACGCGCAACATCATCGTCGAAGGGGAAACGGGCTATGTCCACTACTAA
- a CDS encoding agglutinin biogenesis protein MshP — translation MRLSLSSMPQRCRPCRPARGFSIVTAIFLLVVLSALGVALLSISTMQHAESALDVQGARAYQAARAGMEWGVYRQRVNGSCEASRDFALPANSALSGFSVTVRCTQAAGALPRFQVIATACNQPVGGVCATANATNHPDYVQRVVQAEF, via the coding sequence ATGAGACTATCCCTATCTTCCATGCCGCAGCGGTGCCGGCCATGCCGTCCGGCGCGCGGCTTCAGCATCGTCACCGCCATCTTCCTGCTGGTGGTGCTGTCCGCGCTGGGCGTGGCGCTGCTCTCCATTTCCACCATGCAGCATGCCGAGTCGGCGCTGGACGTGCAGGGCGCGCGCGCCTACCAGGCGGCCCGCGCCGGCATGGAGTGGGGCGTGTACCGGCAGCGCGTCAACGGCAGTTGCGAAGCCAGCCGCGATTTTGCCTTGCCCGCGAATAGCGCACTGAGCGGCTTTAGCGTGACCGTGCGCTGCACGCAGGCGGCCGGCGCATTGCCCCGTTTCCAGGTGATTGCGACCGCCTGCAACCAGCCTGTGGGTGGCGTGTGCGCCACTGCCAATGCCACCAACCATCCCGATTATGTGCAGCGCGTCGTGCAGGCCGAGTTTTAA
- a CDS encoding type II secretion system F family protein produces MPFFSYKARNASGELLTGVMEGADSGAVADQLFSTGATPVEILVTKKAATTGADIGWWQKLTEKKVSSMDVQLFSRQLYTLLKAGVPIMRGLAGLQESAISPAFGRIIKDVRESLDAGRELSAAMARHPTVFTPFYLSMVRVGEMTGRLDEVFLRLFDHLEFDRDMRARVKSATRYPTFVIAAMIIAMVIVNMFVIPQFVKVFASFNAELPLMTRILIGTSAFMVAYWPLLLVLTIAAIAGFKAWLRTVSGRYTWDRYKLKFPIAGKIILKGTMARFARSFALSSTSGVPIVQALTVVSQTVDNAYLCARVEQMRDGVERGDSILRTSVAAGVFTPVVLQMIAVGEESGSLDDLMDEIAQMYEREVDYELKTLSAQIEPILIAFLGAMVLVLALGIFLPVWDLGKVALHK; encoded by the coding sequence GTGCCATTTTTCTCCTACAAGGCACGCAATGCCAGCGGCGAGCTGCTGACCGGCGTGATGGAAGGCGCCGACAGCGGCGCCGTGGCCGACCAGTTGTTTTCCACCGGCGCGACGCCGGTGGAAATCCTGGTGACCAAAAAAGCCGCCACTACCGGCGCCGATATCGGCTGGTGGCAAAAACTGACGGAGAAAAAAGTCAGTTCGATGGATGTGCAGCTGTTCAGCCGCCAGTTGTACACCCTGCTCAAGGCGGGCGTGCCCATCATGCGCGGCCTGGCCGGCCTGCAGGAGTCCGCCATCAGCCCCGCGTTCGGGCGCATCATCAAGGATGTGCGCGAATCGCTCGACGCGGGCCGCGAACTGTCGGCCGCCATGGCGCGCCACCCCACGGTGTTCACGCCGTTTTACCTGTCGATGGTGCGCGTGGGCGAAATGACGGGGCGCCTCGATGAAGTCTTCCTGCGATTGTTCGACCACCTGGAGTTCGACCGCGACATGCGCGCGCGCGTGAAGTCGGCCACGCGCTACCCCACCTTCGTGATCGCGGCGATGATCATCGCCATGGTCATCGTCAATATGTTCGTGATTCCCCAGTTCGTGAAAGTGTTTGCCAGCTTCAATGCCGAACTGCCCTTGATGACGCGCATCCTGATCGGCACGTCGGCGTTCATGGTGGCGTATTGGCCTTTGCTGCTGGTACTGACGATCGCCGCGATCGCCGGATTCAAGGCCTGGCTGCGCACCGTGTCTGGCCGCTATACGTGGGATCGCTACAAGTTGAAATTTCCTATCGCCGGCAAGATCATCCTGAAAGGCACGATGGCGCGTTTCGCGCGCAGCTTCGCCCTGTCCAGTACCAGCGGCGTGCCCATCGTGCAGGCGCTGACGGTGGTGTCGCAGACGGTGGATAACGCCTATCTGTGCGCCCGCGTCGAGCAGATGCGCGACGGCGTCGAGCGCGGCGACAGCATCTTGCGCACCTCGGTGGCGGCAGGCGTCTTCACGCCGGTGGTGCTGCAAATGATCGCCGTCGGTGAAGAGTCCGGTTCGCTCGATGACTTGATGGATGAAATCGCCCAGATGTACGAGCGCGAAGTCGATTACGAATTGAAGACCTTGTCCGCGCAGATCGAACCCATCCTGATCGCTTTTCTTGGCGCCATGGTGCTGGTGCTGGCGCTGGGTATCTTCCTGCCCGTGTGGGACCTGGGCAAGGTGGCCCTGCACAAATGA
- a CDS encoding YgiW/YdeI family stress tolerance OB fold protein gives MSLHRQFIVSLAAASALLAGSAQAQYVGPTAGPTAPSSVAAILKNPVDDQAVVLRGHLLRKVSKEKYTFSDGTAEIRVDIDDKVFMNRKIDAKTQVEIRGEVEKDFMESPEIDVDVLTVVP, from the coding sequence ATGTCATTGCACCGTCAATTCATCGTCTCCCTGGCCGCCGCCAGCGCCTTGCTGGCCGGCAGCGCGCAAGCCCAATACGTGGGGCCGACGGCCGGCCCTACCGCGCCCAGCAGCGTAGCCGCCATCCTGAAAAATCCCGTCGATGACCAGGCTGTCGTGCTGCGCGGCCATTTGCTGCGCAAAGTGAGCAAGGAAAAATACACCTTCTCCGATGGCACGGCGGAAATCCGCGTGGACATCGACGACAAGGTCTTCATGAACCGCAAGATCGACGCCAAAACCCAGGTGGAAATCCGTGGCGAAGTGGAAAAAGACTTCATGGAAAGCCCGGAAATCGATGTCGACGTGCTGACCGTCGTTCCGTAA